The Sphingomonas donggukensis genomic interval TCGAACTCCTTGAGCAGCAATTCGCCGTGCGGCGTCGTGCCCTCGAACTGGAAATGCGCGCGCACAACGCGCGGCTCGCCGAGGCGATCGCAGCGGAGCACGGCAACGGTCCAAGGGTCGTGGCGGCAATCGACGCCTCGCACCGCACGATGGGCGAACTCCAGAAGGAGACGCTCGCGCACATCTTCGCGATGCGTCAGGTCCTGCGTCCCGACCAGGCCGCCACCTTCGACCGCGCGGTGGTCAGGTCGCTCACCGCCGACGCGCGGTGAAGTCCGACTATGGCGCGCTCTCGGACGGGGAGCTCGCGGCCCTCGCGGCGGTTGGCGGGGAAGCGGCCTTCCGCGAGATCGTCCGCCGCCACAGCAGCCAGGTCTACCGCCTGATCGTCGGCAACGTATCGGACCCCGACGAGGCGCTGGACCTGGTGCAGGAGACCTTCATCTCCGCCCACGGCGCGCTGCGCCGCTTCGACCCGTCGCGCCCGATGGCTGCATGGCTGTCGGTGATCGCGCTGAACAAGTGCCGGGACTGGGCGCGGCGCCGGACCGTGCGAAGGTTCTTCGCATTCGCACGGCCGATCGACGAGGTCGCCGGCGAACTCGCGTCCGACGCACCCGGCATCGACGTGGCGGCTGCCGACCGGCAGGAGCTCGAACGGCTTCGGCAGGCGATCACCGAGCTGCCGACCGCCCTGCGCGAACCGCTCGTCCTGCATTCGGTCGAGGGCATGAGCCAGGCCGACACGGCGTCGGTGCTGGCGATTACGGAGAAGGCCGTGGAGACACGCCTAAGGCGCGCCCGCATCCGGCTTGCAGAGATTCTCGCGCGCCATCCGCCTGCCGGACATTGAACTGCCTCGACCGTGTCAGACGTCGCGAATAACCGCCCCAACGCTTGGTCAGCTTAGAAAATCGGCCAACATGAGTTCTGCGCAACTACGCGGGCTGCAGCTGATCTCGCGCAGTGGCTAGGGGAAGCCGGTGGTCTAGCATCCTGGCATATTCCTCGGCCATTCTCAGATGAGCATGGGCGACGGTGGGGTCTTCGCAAGCCTTGGCCCGCTCGCGCTCTTGCTCGAGGCGTACACTATAATAGCTGATGTCGTCATCGCGCATGTCGTCCTCCTGGCTTGAGTCGGGATAAAATTATTCAAGCAATTCAACGATTGCAACACTACTGCAGCGCTACGTCGGATGGAAACTCTGCTCACTGGCGCTCCGAATCCCGCTCGTCGTTCAGTGGGGTTGACCCTGTCACGATGTCAGACCCGATATCGCAGAGAGGTCAATCGTTTGAGGGGCGACGCGCTCCGCTGCGTAGCACCGAATGAACACCAACCTCGCCAACGCCGGAATCCCGAATGAACCAGACGATCGATCGACGCGCGCTCATCAAGGGCGCAGGCTTCGGCGGCGCGGGCCTCGCGCTCGGAGCCTACCTGCCGGCATGGGCGCAGACCGTGTCGCCCGGGCTGACGTCGCCGTTGCCGGTGGTGTCGGGCAACGACATCACCCTCAGGATCGCGCGGCAGACGATGACCATCGACGGCCGCACGTCGAAGGCGATCGGCATCAACGGGACCGTGCCCGCGCCGCTGATCCGGCTGCGCGAGGGGCAGACCGTCCGCCTGAACGTCGTCAACGACCTCGACGAGGACAGCTCGATCCACTGGCACGGGCTGCTGGTCCCGCCGCAGCACGACGGCGTGCCGGGGGTCTCCTTTCCCGGCATCCGGCCGCGGTCGAGCTATCTCTACGAGTTCCCGATTCGGCAGAACGGCACCTACTGGTATCACAGCCATTCGGGCCTGCAGGAACAGCTCGGTCACTATGGGCCGATCGTGATCGACCCGGCGGGTGAGGATCCGGTGAAGTCCGACCGCGAGCACGTCGTCGTGCTGTCCGACCACAGCCAACTCTCGCCCGAATCCATCTTCCGGCGGATGAAGGTCGATCCGGGCCATTTCAACTTCCAGCGGCAGACGCTCGCCGGCCTGCTGGCGGGCCGCGACCAGCCGCTCAAGGAACGCGTCGACTGGGGCAGGATGCGGATGGATCCGACCGACATCTCCGACGCGACCGGCCCTGCCTACACCTACCTCGTCAACGGACACGGCCCCTTCGACAACTGGACGGCGCTGTTCACACCGGGCCAGCGCGTGCGCCTGCGCGTCATCAACGCCTCGGCGATGACGACCTTCAACGTCCGCATCCCGGGGCTGCGGCTGACCGTCGTCCAGGCCGACGGGCAGAACGTGATGCCGGTCGAGGTCGACGAGTTCCAGATCGGTGTGGCCGAGACCTATGACGTCATCGTCACGCCGACAGAGGACAGGGCGTTCACGCTGGTCGGCGAGTCGATCGACCGCTCGGGCATGGCGCGCGCCACATTGGCGCCACGCCCCGGGATGGCGGCCGAGGTGCCACCGCTGCGCAAGCGGCCGCTCGCGACCATGAAGGACATGGGCATGGGCGACATGTCGATGGGGCACGGCGAGATGCCGGGCATGGACATGTCGAGCGGCAGCATGGGCGGGATGGATATGTCCGGCGGTGCGATGCGCGGCGTCGATCCGACGGCGGAAAAGAATCCGTCGGCGAAGCTGGCGACCCGCGCACTGGCGGCAGGCGCCGCGGCGATGAGCGGGATGGATCATGGCGCGATGCCGATGGACCACTCGACCATGGCCGGAATGGATCATGGTGCCGCGGCTGCATCCTCGGGTGGTATGGCCGGAATGGATCACGGCGCGATGCCGGCGCAGTCGGGCGGCATGGCCGGCAGGGACCATGGATCGATGGACATGGGCGCGATGAAGATGCGCGACTTTGCCAATGCGCCGCAGGTGAAGCGGACGCCCGGCGTCCAGACCATCTCGCCGATGCCGATGGATCGCACCGGCGAGCCCGGCCAGGGGCTCGAGGACGTGGGCCACAAGGTGCTGACCTACCGCGACCTGATGTCGCTCGAGCGCAATCCGGACGTTCGCGCGCCGTCGCGCAGCATCGACATCCACCTGACCGGCAACATGGAGCGCTTCATGTGGTCGTTCGACGGGGAGAAGATGTCCGACGTGCACATGCCGATCCCGTTCGTCGAGGGCGAGCGCGTGCGCGTGAACCTGATCAACGACAGCATGATGGGCCACCCGATCCACATCCACGGCCACTTCTTCGAGCTGGTAACCGGGCATGGCGACCATGGCCCCCGCAAGCACACCGTGATCGTCCAGCCGGGCGGGAAGGTGACGTGGGACTTCACCGCCGACGCGGTCGGCGACTGGGCGTTCCACTGCCACCTGCTCTACCACATGCACGCCGGGATGATGCGCATCGTCAGCGTCCGGCCAAAGGGAGAGGCGGCATGATCCGGCTTGCCGCCGCGTTCGCGGCCAGCACCGCAATCGTGATCGCCGCCCCGGCAATCGCGCAGGACCATTCGATGCACAACATGCCCGGGATGACGATGCCCGCGCCGGCCAAGAAGGCGCCGCAGACGAAAGCGGTGCCCAGGAAGGCGACGACGAGGAAGGCCACGCCGGCCACGCCCGCCGCGCGCAAGCCTGTTCCGCCCCGCAGGGCGACCGCTACGCCGCCGGCCGATGACATGCCGGGCATGGACCATTCCGCTCACGGCGCGGCACCGACCACCGCGCCGCCTGCGGGACAGGCAATGGATCATTCGTCACACGGGCAGCCTGCGCCAGCCGCACCCGCCGGACAGATGGACCATGGCGCGATGCCGGGCATGAAGACTGACGGCGGACAAATGCAGGGCATGGACCACGGGGCGATGCCGGGCATGCAGATGCAGCCGATCGGCACCGCGCTGCCAGCCGGCAACGCGCCCGCGCCACAGCCGCCGATGGATCACTACGCCGACCGGCAGTTTCCGGCCGGTGAGATGGAACGGTCGCGCGACGTGATGATGCACGAGAGCGGCGGCCAATCGTTCTATCAGGTCATGTTCAACCTGGCGGAATACCAGGCGCGCAAGGGCCGCGACGGCTATCGCTGGGACGGCGAGGCGTGGTTTGGCGGCGACATCAACCGGCTGACGCTCAAGTCGGAAGGAGAGGGCGCGTTCCGAGAGGGGGTCGAGAGCGCCGAGATCCAGGCGCTCTACAGCCGCGCGATCGGGCCATACTTCAATCTGCAGGCCGGCGTCCGCCACGACTTCGAGCCGGGTCGACCGACGACATACGCGACGGTCGGGTTCGAAGGGCTGGCGCCATACTGGTTCGAGGTCGAGGGCGCGGCGTTCCTGTCGGACAAGGGCGACCTGCTTGGACGGCTGGAGGGCTACTACGACCAGCGCCTCACGCAGCGGTTCGTCCTCCAGCCGCGCGTCGAGTTCAACCTCGCCGCGCAGGACGTGCCGGAGACCCGGACCGGCGCGGGACTGTCGAGCGCGGAATTGGGCCTCCGGCTGCGCTACGACATCAGCCGCAAGTTCGCGCCTTACGTCGGCGTGTCCTACGAAGCGAAGACGGGTCGGACAGCGCGCTACGCCCGGGCCGACGGCGAGGATCCCACCGTGACCAGCCTGGTCGCAGGTATCCGGCTGTGGTTCTGACGCGTCTCCAATCACGGAACACGCCGCGTGCGGGAAGCGCGCGACGTGACGAAACGCCGCCGACTGAGGACATCGATCAGGAGAGTTCAGCATGCGCAATTCGATGATGACATTCGCCGCTATCGCCGTCGTGCTGCCGGCTTCCTCGACGGCGCAACCGGCGGGCCGCGCTGCCGACACGCGTGCGGTCGTCACCGTGCTCGCGCAGTATAAGGCGGCCATCGAACGGCTCGATCCGAATGGCACCGAGCGGCTGTTTACGCAGGACTCGCAGATCTTCGAGACGGGCGGCGCGGAGGGGACCTATACGAACTACCTCGCGCATCATCTCGGCCCCGAACTGAAGGCTTTCCGATCGTTCGTCTTCTCCGATTACAAGATCGACGTTCGCTTCGTCGGTGCGGTCGCGCTCGCGACTGAAACATACCGCTACCGCATCGTGCCCAACACGGGCGAGGCAGCCGACCGTCTCGGCGTCGCCACGAGCGTGCTGCGCAAGGTCGGCGGCGACTGGCGGATCGTGTCGATGCACAACAGTGCGAGGCGTCCGCCATCGCAATGAGGCATCGGGACGCAGCAACACTTGGCGATCCAACGAAGTGGAGCAGGAGAGTCGACATGGAAGCCAAGGAAATGAAGAACGCCTACGTCAGCCTCGCCGTCCAGACCGCGATCAGCGGCGTCATCATGTATCTGGTGATGTTCGTCATGATCGACGGGCTCAGCAGCTTCTACAACAACCTCAACATGGTCTACATGACGCTCATGATGGTCGCCCCGATGGTGATCCTCATGATCCTGGCCATGGGCCATATGTTTCCCAACAAGACGGTGAACGCCGCCGTCCTCGCCATCTCCGTCGCCGCTTTCCTCGGCTCGTTCGCGCTGATCCGCACCCAGACCACGATTGGCGACACCGCGTTCCTGCGATCGATGATTCCGCATCACTCGGGGGCAATCCTGATGTGCCGCGAAGCCTCGCTGAAGGATCCGGAGGTGCAGGCGCTCTGCGGTGCCATCATCAAGTCGCAGCGCGAGGAGATCGACCAGATGGAGGTGATCCTCCAGCGGAGGTGATCGCTCAAGCCGGATTAACGTCAACACGCAGTGTATTGGGACGAGGGGGGCGGGCTCCCACTGCGTATTGCCCTCGAGCGGGGAGACGCAGGAGCGAAATGATGAAGATGACCACCGTGTTGGCGCTTGCAGCCGCCATCGTCGCGACACCCGTCGCCGCGCAGATGCAGGGCATGGACCATTCGAAGATGGACATGGGCCAGATGATGAAGCCGACACCCGCCAACCCGTACCCGCCCGCCGAGATGGACATGCATCACAAGATGATGGGCGCGACCGGCGTGGACGCTACCGAAACGTGGGTGCGCAAAATGATCGAGCACCATCGCGGCGCCGTCGCGATGTCGCGCATCGTCCTCAGCGAAACCAAGGACCCAAAGGTGCGAATGATGGCGACCAAGTCCATCGCCGAGCAGACCCGCGAGATCGGCGAGCTCACCGCTTGGC includes:
- a CDS encoding periplasmic heavy metal sensor, encoding MRTWRLAIVVVVAFLAAVAGVWIGRTFIPAHQARGSELHEVLHHELKLDGSQEARIELLEQQFAVRRRALELEMRAHNARLAEAIAAEHGNGPRVVAAIDASHRTMGELQKETLAHIFAMRQVLRPDQAATFDRAVVRSLTADAR
- a CDS encoding RNA polymerase sigma factor, translating into MKSDYGALSDGELAALAAVGGEAAFREIVRRHSSQVYRLIVGNVSDPDEALDLVQETFISAHGALRRFDPSRPMAAWLSVIALNKCRDWARRRTVRRFFAFARPIDEVAGELASDAPGIDVAAADRQELERLRQAITELPTALREPLVLHSVEGMSQADTASVLAITEKAVETRLRRARIRLAEILARHPPAGH
- a CDS encoding copper resistance system multicopper oxidase, with translation MNQTIDRRALIKGAGFGGAGLALGAYLPAWAQTVSPGLTSPLPVVSGNDITLRIARQTMTIDGRTSKAIGINGTVPAPLIRLREGQTVRLNVVNDLDEDSSIHWHGLLVPPQHDGVPGVSFPGIRPRSSYLYEFPIRQNGTYWYHSHSGLQEQLGHYGPIVIDPAGEDPVKSDREHVVVLSDHSQLSPESIFRRMKVDPGHFNFQRQTLAGLLAGRDQPLKERVDWGRMRMDPTDISDATGPAYTYLVNGHGPFDNWTALFTPGQRVRLRVINASAMTTFNVRIPGLRLTVVQADGQNVMPVEVDEFQIGVAETYDVIVTPTEDRAFTLVGESIDRSGMARATLAPRPGMAAEVPPLRKRPLATMKDMGMGDMSMGHGEMPGMDMSSGSMGGMDMSGGAMRGVDPTAEKNPSAKLATRALAAGAAAMSGMDHGAMPMDHSTMAGMDHGAAAASSGGMAGMDHGAMPAQSGGMAGRDHGSMDMGAMKMRDFANAPQVKRTPGVQTISPMPMDRTGEPGQGLEDVGHKVLTYRDLMSLERNPDVRAPSRSIDIHLTGNMERFMWSFDGEKMSDVHMPIPFVEGERVRVNLINDSMMGHPIHIHGHFFELVTGHGDHGPRKHTVIVQPGGKVTWDFTADAVGDWAFHCHLLYHMHAGMMRIVSVRPKGEAA
- a CDS encoding copper resistance protein B — its product is MPGMDHSAHGAAPTTAPPAGQAMDHSSHGQPAPAAPAGQMDHGAMPGMKTDGGQMQGMDHGAMPGMQMQPIGTALPAGNAPAPQPPMDHYADRQFPAGEMERSRDVMMHESGGQSFYQVMFNLAEYQARKGRDGYRWDGEAWFGGDINRLTLKSEGEGAFREGVESAEIQALYSRAIGPYFNLQAGVRHDFEPGRPTTYATVGFEGLAPYWFEVEGAAFLSDKGDLLGRLEGYYDQRLTQRFVLQPRVEFNLAAQDVPETRTGAGLSSAELGLRLRYDISRKFAPYVGVSYEAKTGRTARYARADGEDPTVTSLVAGIRLWF
- a CDS encoding YybH family protein; translated protein: MRNSMMTFAAIAVVLPASSTAQPAGRAADTRAVVTVLAQYKAAIERLDPNGTERLFTQDSQIFETGGAEGTYTNYLAHHLGPELKAFRSFVFSDYKIDVRFVGAVALATETYRYRIVPNTGEAADRLGVATSVLRKVGGDWRIVSMHNSARRPPSQ
- a CDS encoding DUF305 domain-containing protein; the encoded protein is MEAKEMKNAYVSLAVQTAISGVIMYLVMFVMIDGLSSFYNNLNMVYMTLMMVAPMVILMILAMGHMFPNKTVNAAVLAISVAAFLGSFALIRTQTTIGDTAFLRSMIPHHSGAILMCREASLKDPEVQALCGAIIKSQREEIDQMEVILQRR
- a CDS encoding DUF305 domain-containing protein, with protein sequence MMKMTTVLALAAAIVATPVAAQMQGMDHSKMDMGQMMKPTPANPYPPAEMDMHHKMMGATGVDATETWVRKMIEHHRGAVAMSRIVLSETKDPKVRMMATKSIAEQTREIGELTAWLRTNGKRAQ